In a single window of the Hippocampus zosterae strain Florida chromosome 6, ASM2543408v3, whole genome shotgun sequence genome:
- the svopa gene encoding synaptic vesicle 2-related protein isoform X1 — MDDDLFQLRQLPVVRFRHTGESARSEDDGESQEPFAAVRAAQPKEMESVALADGAPVPREFANPTDDTFMVEDAVEAIGFGTFQWKLSILTGLSWMADAMEMMILSILAPQLHCEWRLPSLEVALLTSAVFIGMMISSSLWGNISDKYGRKTGLTMSVLWTMFYGLMSAFAPIYAWILFLRALVGFGIGGAPQSVTLYAEFLPMKSRATCILLIEIFWALGTVFEVLLAILVMPSLGWRWLLGLSTIPLFIFAILCFWLPESARYDVLTGNQEKALATLKRIAMENGVPMPLGKLIAAKQEDRGKIRDLFSSHFRWTTVLLWFIWFANAFSYYGLVLLTTELFQEGGACGMSSGNKMELRCSLECKYLNSDDYKDLLWTTLAEFPGLLVTLWAIDRLGRRKTMALCFLVFSLCIIPLYGCVGRASMTVLIFIARAFIAGGFQAAYVYTPEVNSSLHIDSAMNRIRPMSTKPIRLSKTEKSSRTFTVFSDVLQVYPTATRALGLGTSSGMARVGALITPFVAQVLLESSVYLALSVYCCCCLLAAVASCALPIETTGRGLQESSQRQWGQEMTGRASSSQNTGPISHSSSGSQG, encoded by the exons ATGGACGATGATCTATTCCAGCTGAGACAGCTACC TGTCGTCCGCTTCCGTCACACGGGGGAGAGCGCACGCTCAGAGGATGATGGCGAAAGTCAAGAGCCATTTGCAGCGGTGCGGGCGGCACAGCCGAAAGAGATGGAGTCTGTAGCCCTCGCAGATGGAGCTCCGGTCCCTCGGGAGTTTGCCAACCCAACTGATG ACACATTCATGGTCGAGGATGCTGTTGAAGCCATCGGCTTTGGGACCTTCCAGTGGAAGCTCTCCATCCTCACTGGTCTGTCCTGG atgGCAGACGCAATGGAGATGATGATTCTAAGCATCTTAGCTCCACAGCTTCACTGTGAATGGAGACTACCAAGTCTGGAGGTGGCACTTCTCACATCG GCGGTGTTTATTGGGATGATGATCAGCTCCTCGCTTTGGGGAAACATATCTGACAAGTACGGACGAAAGACA GGTCTGACGATGAGTGTGTTGTGGACGATGTTCTATGGTCTGATGAGTGCTTTTGCACCGATCTATGCTTGGATCCTCTTCCTCCGCGCTCTGGTGGGCTTTGGCATCGGTGGAGCGCCGCAGTC GGTTACATTGTATGCTGAATTCCTTCCCATGAAGTCCAGAGCAACTTGTATATTGCTAATTGAG ATATTCTGGGCACTGGGCACAGTGTTTGAGGTCCTTCTTGCTATTCTAGTGATGCCTTCTCTGGGCTGGCGTTGGCTCCTCGGCCTCTCTACCATCCCCCTTTTCATATTTGCCATCCTATGTTTT TGGCTACCTGAGAGTGCACGATACGATGTGTTGACGGGAAATCAAGAAAAAGCTCTGGCGACGTTGAAGCGGATTGCCATGGAGAATGGTGTACCCATGCCGCTGGGAAAACTTATTGCAGCTAAACAA GAGGATCGTGGGAAGATTCGTGACTTGTTCTCGTCGCACTTCCGCTGGACAACAGTTCTTTTGTGGTTTATTTG GTTTGCAAATGCCTTCTCATATTACGGCCTTGTGTTGCTCACCACAGAGCTCTTTCAGGAGGGAGGTGCATGTGGAA TGTCCAGTGGTAATAAGATGGAACTCAGATGCAGCTTGGAGTGTAAATATTTGAACAGTGATGACTACAAAGACCTGTTGTGGACAACATTAGCGGAATTCCCAg GGTTGTTGGTGACTTTGTGGGCGATCGATCGCTTAGGTAGAAGGAAGACCATGGCCTTGTGTTTCCTTGTCTTCTCTCTGTGCATCATTCCACTCTATGGTTGTGTGGGGAG agcATCCATGACAGTGCTGATATTCATTGCCAGAGCTTTCATCGCAGGAGGATTCCAGGCTGCCTATGTGTATACACCAGAGGTTAACTCCAGTCTTCACATTGACAGTGCCATGAATAGGATTCGTCCAATGTCAACAAAACCAATACGGCTGTCAAAGACAGAGAAAAGTAGTAGGACATTCACCGTGTTTTCTGATGTTCTACAGGTCTATCCAACTGCAACCAGAGCTTTAGGCTTGGGAACAAGCAGTGGAATGGCGAGAGTTGGTGCACTCATCACACCTTTTGTTGCACAG GTGTTGTTGGAGTCGTCTGTGTATTTGGCTCTCTCGGTTTACTGCTGTTGCTGCCTGCTTGCCGCTGTCGCGTCTTGCGCACTGCCAATTGAGACAACGGGACGAGGCCTGCAGGAATCCAGCCAGCGTCAGTGGGGCCAGGAGATGACGGGCCGAGCCTCTTCCTCACAAAACACGGGGCCAATCTctcattccagctccggctcccAGGGCTGA
- the svopa gene encoding synaptic vesicle 2-related protein isoform X2, with product MDDDLFQLRQLPVVRFRHTGESARSEDDGESQEPFAAVRAAQPKEMESVALADGAPVPREFANPTDDTFMVEDAVEAIGFGTFQWKLSILTGLSWMADAMEMMILSILAPQLHCEWRLPSLEVALLTSAVFIGMMISSSLWGNISDKYGRKTGLTMSVLWTMFYGLMSAFAPIYAWILFLRALVGFGIGGAPQSVTLYAEFLPMKSRATCILLIEIFWALGTVFEVLLAILVMPSLGWRWLLGLSTIPLFIFAILCFWLPESARYDVLTGNQEKALATLKRIAMENGVPMPLGKLIAAKQEDRGKIRDLFSSHFRWTTVLLWFIWFANAFSYYGLVLLTTELFQEGGACGMSSGNKMELRCSLECKYLNSDDYKDLLWTTLAEFPGLLVTLWAIDRLGRRKTMALCFLVFSLCIIPLYGCVGRASMTVLIFIARAFIAGGFQAAYVYTPEVYPTATRALGLGTSSGMARVGALITPFVAQVLLESSVYLALSVYCCCCLLAAVASCALPIETTGRGLQESSQRQWGQEMTGRASSSQNTGPISHSSSGSQG from the exons ATGGACGATGATCTATTCCAGCTGAGACAGCTACC TGTCGTCCGCTTCCGTCACACGGGGGAGAGCGCACGCTCAGAGGATGATGGCGAAAGTCAAGAGCCATTTGCAGCGGTGCGGGCGGCACAGCCGAAAGAGATGGAGTCTGTAGCCCTCGCAGATGGAGCTCCGGTCCCTCGGGAGTTTGCCAACCCAACTGATG ACACATTCATGGTCGAGGATGCTGTTGAAGCCATCGGCTTTGGGACCTTCCAGTGGAAGCTCTCCATCCTCACTGGTCTGTCCTGG atgGCAGACGCAATGGAGATGATGATTCTAAGCATCTTAGCTCCACAGCTTCACTGTGAATGGAGACTACCAAGTCTGGAGGTGGCACTTCTCACATCG GCGGTGTTTATTGGGATGATGATCAGCTCCTCGCTTTGGGGAAACATATCTGACAAGTACGGACGAAAGACA GGTCTGACGATGAGTGTGTTGTGGACGATGTTCTATGGTCTGATGAGTGCTTTTGCACCGATCTATGCTTGGATCCTCTTCCTCCGCGCTCTGGTGGGCTTTGGCATCGGTGGAGCGCCGCAGTC GGTTACATTGTATGCTGAATTCCTTCCCATGAAGTCCAGAGCAACTTGTATATTGCTAATTGAG ATATTCTGGGCACTGGGCACAGTGTTTGAGGTCCTTCTTGCTATTCTAGTGATGCCTTCTCTGGGCTGGCGTTGGCTCCTCGGCCTCTCTACCATCCCCCTTTTCATATTTGCCATCCTATGTTTT TGGCTACCTGAGAGTGCACGATACGATGTGTTGACGGGAAATCAAGAAAAAGCTCTGGCGACGTTGAAGCGGATTGCCATGGAGAATGGTGTACCCATGCCGCTGGGAAAACTTATTGCAGCTAAACAA GAGGATCGTGGGAAGATTCGTGACTTGTTCTCGTCGCACTTCCGCTGGACAACAGTTCTTTTGTGGTTTATTTG GTTTGCAAATGCCTTCTCATATTACGGCCTTGTGTTGCTCACCACAGAGCTCTTTCAGGAGGGAGGTGCATGTGGAA TGTCCAGTGGTAATAAGATGGAACTCAGATGCAGCTTGGAGTGTAAATATTTGAACAGTGATGACTACAAAGACCTGTTGTGGACAACATTAGCGGAATTCCCAg GGTTGTTGGTGACTTTGTGGGCGATCGATCGCTTAGGTAGAAGGAAGACCATGGCCTTGTGTTTCCTTGTCTTCTCTCTGTGCATCATTCCACTCTATGGTTGTGTGGGGAG agcATCCATGACAGTGCTGATATTCATTGCCAGAGCTTTCATCGCAGGAGGATTCCAGGCTGCCTATGTGTATACACCAGAG GTCTATCCAACTGCAACCAGAGCTTTAGGCTTGGGAACAAGCAGTGGAATGGCGAGAGTTGGTGCACTCATCACACCTTTTGTTGCACAG GTGTTGTTGGAGTCGTCTGTGTATTTGGCTCTCTCGGTTTACTGCTGTTGCTGCCTGCTTGCCGCTGTCGCGTCTTGCGCACTGCCAATTGAGACAACGGGACGAGGCCTGCAGGAATCCAGCCAGCGTCAGTGGGGCCAGGAGATGACGGGCCGAGCCTCTTCCTCACAAAACACGGGGCCAATCTctcattccagctccggctcccAGGGCTGA